A window of Corallococcus macrosporus DSM 14697 contains these coding sequences:
- a CDS encoding TIGR04563 family protein, with protein MLEEIQREATRQDRSLSWIVQQAWKVARGDIRKMPSVNDVLSPPPRPAAPAPPPRSPRWPWRQRLPKSPSSSRGPAARPAPRPHLPAGLAGSAQFWKVMRGSSRSAWTGVGCFSRM; from the coding sequence ATGCTGGAGGAGATCCAGCGCGAGGCGACGCGGCAGGACCGCTCGCTGTCCTGGATTGTCCAGCAGGCGTGGAAGGTGGCGCGCGGGGACATCCGGAAGATGCCCTCGGTCAACGACGTGCTCAGCCCGCCGCCTCGTCCCGCGGCGCCCGCCCCGCCCCCGCGCAGCCCGCGGTGGCCGTGGCGGCAGCGCCTACCGAAGAGCCCAAGTAGTTCGCGGGGACCGGCCGCACGTCCGGCCCCTCGCCCTCACCTGCCCGCGGGCCTCGCGGGCAGCGCGCAGTTCTGGAAGGTGATGCGCGGCTCCTCACGGAGCGCCTGGACCGGCGTGGGGTGCTTTTCCCGCATGTAG
- a CDS encoding 5'-nucleotidase C-terminal domain-containing protein: MPRSRSLFAALTVAVSAFQGGCIAYNDSCQPLVEDPDAIVGYLASNVLLDKVYTRHDNNALGQLVADALLHAEDDSSRPAVLGVVNGGSLRQEGLCATRTELRQGPLTDGVLHELILFENLVVTVDLTEAELVAMMEKSVEALYPAGQVIASPSGAFLHLSQGSSMRVDCGAQGGAPRVTALTVNDVPVPIPARTDPSIRYRVAMNAYLLDGGDGYGEALGNAGQNPDRNPVQARKLGGTEANLASAYMREKHPTPVQALREEPRITFQNCALPARPAGR; this comes from the coding sequence ATGCCGCGCTCCCGCTCCCTCTTCGCCGCGCTCACCGTCGCCGTGAGCGCCTTCCAGGGCGGCTGCATCGCCTACAACGATTCGTGCCAGCCCCTGGTCGAGGACCCCGACGCCATCGTGGGCTATCTGGCCAGCAACGTGCTGCTCGACAAGGTCTACACGCGGCACGACAACAACGCGCTGGGCCAGCTCGTGGCGGACGCGCTCCTCCACGCGGAGGATGACTCCTCGCGCCCCGCGGTGCTGGGCGTGGTCAACGGCGGCTCGCTGCGCCAGGAGGGCCTGTGCGCGACGCGCACGGAGCTGCGCCAGGGCCCGCTCACCGACGGCGTGCTCCACGAGCTCATCCTCTTCGAGAACCTCGTCGTGACGGTGGACCTCACGGAGGCGGAGCTCGTGGCGATGATGGAGAAGTCCGTGGAGGCGCTGTACCCGGCCGGGCAGGTCATCGCCTCGCCCTCCGGCGCCTTCCTCCACCTGTCCCAGGGCAGCTCCATGCGCGTGGACTGCGGCGCCCAGGGAGGAGCCCCCCGAGTGACGGCGCTGACGGTGAACGACGTGCCCGTGCCGATTCCGGCGCGCACGGACCCGTCCATCCGCTACCGCGTGGCGATGAACGCGTACCTCCTGGACGGAGGGGACGGCTATGGCGAGGCGCTGGGCAACGCGGGGCAGAACCCCGACCGCAATCCGGTGCAGGCGCGCAAGCTGGGCGGCACGGAGGCCAACCTGGCGTCGGCCTACATGCGGGAAAAGCACCCCACGCCGGTCCAGGCGCTCCGTGAGGAGCCGCGCATCACCTTCCAGAACTGCGCGCTGCCCGCGAGGCCCGCGGGCAGGTGA